Proteins from a genomic interval of Sugiyamaella lignohabitans strain CBS 10342 chromosome C, complete sequence:
- the FLR1 gene encoding Flr1p (Plasma membrane transporter of the major facilitator superfamily; member of the 12-spanner drug:H(+) antiporter DHA1 family; involved in efflux of fluconazole, diazaborine, benomyl, methotrexate, and other drugs; expression induced in cells treated with the mycotoxin patulin; relocalizes from nucleus to plasma membrane upon DNA replication stress; GO_component: GO:0005737 - cytoplasm [Evidence IDA] [PMID 22842922]; GO_component: GO:0016021 - integral component of membrane [Evidence IEA,IEA]; GO_component: GO:0016021 - integral component of membrane [Evidence ISM] [PMID 12192589]; GO_component: GO:0016020 - membrane [Evidence IEA,IEA]; GO_component: GO:0005634 - nucleus [Evidence IDA] [PMID 22842922]; GO_component: GO:0005886 - plasma membrane [Evidence IDA] [PMID 10903515]; GO_function: GO:0015238 - drug transmembrane transporter activity [Evidence IEA]; GO_function: GO:0015244 - fluconazole transporter activity [Evidence ISS] [PMID 9235926]; GO_process: GO:0006855 - drug transmembrane transport [Evidence IGI,IMP] [PMID 10572257]; GO_process: GO:0006855 - drug transmembrane transport [Evidence IGI] [PMID 9235926]; GO_process: GO:0015893 - drug transport [Evidence IEA]; GO_process: GO:0055085 - transmembrane transport [Evidence IEA]; GO_process: GO:0055085 - transmembrane transport [Evidence ISS] [PMID 9235926]; GO_process: GO:0006810 - transport [Evidence IEA]): MTYSDTFRNTFVVDLLELAGLVKVSSNFVPQPSKPVKSGLSNVSLDKEEDSDNEAEPTTVRDEELTIGDEKKEDEEEEGVAAPPDPFLVDWNGPDDPENPQNWPSWKKGITVFQVMLLTCATYMGSSIYTPGQEEIQEQFGVGHVAATLNLSVYVFGYGLGPMIFSPLSEEVKIGRNRLYIVTLFLFFIFQIPAALATNLGGLIVVRFIAGFLSSPAISTGGATLGDFVSSEKLPLLIGAWACGAVAAPSAAPLLGAAMTVAKNWRYTFWLLLAICAFTFLVMSFFFSETLPANVLHRRANRIRKETGDDRYYTVAELAQQGKDWPSTIKESLWRPLVLIITEPGVLAMDSYIALVYGCFYLFFEAFPIVFVGIYDFSLVELGTAYVGFIVGCAMAYGVLLAFMVVIVKPRIMAAKFVPEHFLILAMWVCMLLPFSLFLFGWTAKVHWILPVIAEVFFVIGTFNLFQCAFGYLASSYPRYIASVFAGNALVRSTFASAFPLFGQAMYNGLAIDGYPVAWGSSLVGFVTLAMAAIPFVLYKYGPALRGKSQYAN, encoded by the coding sequence ATGACTTATTCTGATACATTTAGAAATACTTTTGTGGTTGACCTTCTTGAGTTGGCTGGTTTGGTTAAAGTTAGCAGCAATTTTGTGCCACAGCCTTCCAAGCCTGTGAAGTCTGGTCTGTCAAATGTTTCTCTTGATAAGGAAGAGGATAGTGATAACGAGGCTGAGCCTACTACAGTAAGAGATGAAGAGTTGACTATTGGtgatgagaagaaagaggatgaagaggaagaaggaGTTGCTGCTCCTCCCGATCCATTTTTGGTTGACTGGAATGGTCCTGATGATCCTGAAAACCCTCAAAACTGGCCTTCTTGGAAGAAGGGCATTACTGTGTTTCAAGTGATGCTTTTGACTTGTGCTACTTATATGGGCTCGTCTATTTATACTCCTGGTCAGGAAGAAATCCAAGAACAGTTTGGTGTTGGCCatgttgctgctactctTAATCTTTCTGTTTATGTTTTTGGTTACGGTCTTGGTCCTATGATCTTCTCTCCTCTATCTGAGGAAGTCAAGATTGGCAGAAACCGTCTTTACATTGTGACTTTGTTCCTCTTTTTCATATTTCAAATTCCTGCTGCTTTGGCTACTAATCTTGGTGGTCTTATTGTAGTCCGATTTATTGCCGGATTTTTGTCGAGTCCTGCTATTTCTACTGGAGGTGCTACTCTTGgtgattttgtttctagTGAAAAGCTTCCCCTGTTGATCGGTGCTTGGGCTTGTGGTGCTGTAGCTGCTccatctgctgctcctcttcTTGGTGCTGCTATGACTGTTGCCAAGAACTGGCGTTACACCTTCTGGCTGTTGCTTGCTATCTGTGCTTTTACTTTCCTTGTTAtgtctttcttcttttctgaGACTCTTCCTGCTAATGTTTTACATAGGCGTGCCAATCGTATTCGCAAGGAGACTGGCGATGACCGTTATTACACTGTTGCTGAGCTTGCTCAACAAGGTAAAGACTGGCCTTCTACTATCAAGGAGAGTCTATGGCGTCCTTTGGTTTTGATAATTACTGAACCTGGTGTGCTTGCAATGGATTCGTATATTGCTTTGGTGTACGGATGTTTCTaccttttctttgaagCTTTCccaattgtttttgttggtatCTACGACTTTAGTTTGGTTGAGCTTGGAACTGCTTATGTTGGTTTCATTGTAGGATGTGCCATGGCTTATGGAGTTCTTTTGGCCTTTATGGTTGTTATTGTCAAGCCCCGTATTATGGCTGCTAAGTTTGTTCCTGAACATTTCTTGATTCTTGCCATGTGGGTCTGTATGCTCTTGCCattctctctcttcttgtTTGGATGGACTGCCAAGGTTCACTGGATTCTTCCTGTCATTGCTGAAGTTTTCtttgttattggtacttTCAACCTCTTCCAATGTGCCTTTGGTTACCTCGCTAGCAGCTATCCTCGTTACATTGCCTCTGTATTTGCTGGCAATGCCTTGGTTCGTTCCACCTTTGCTAGTGCATTCCCATTGTTCGGTCAAGCTATGTACAATGGATTGGCCATTGACGGATATCCAGTTGCATGGGGCTCCAGTTTAGTGGGCTTTGTCACTCTTGCCATGGCTGCCATTCCATTTGTTCTATACAAGTATGGACCAGCTCTTAGAGGAAAGTCTCAATACGCCAATTAA
- a CDS encoding RNA-binding protein, G-patch type (predicted), whose amino-acid sequence MNKNVGLSVYDLINSEEHLEEESSQSVTVALRFRPVKKAVKKKDAPKEVKDVINSDENKEGKQGDQPKSQLVYFAEPVVHKPVQEQELEDAFESRVKDQKEPDKVKTKNEAKKTEELSSTSLPRLHYYAEREIVPGIGASRAEYTLWTEDYDPLHPNSYHDYKESEEKLAEDQDWLDYLLNLRAERDREQDGNVRYGLDYGSKGSGANESEDEDQLTSKETEAETGDQEEQGEDDNIDEEEEKEDVTLNQKSATVPPGDSFAASLLKKYGWKPGKGLGKSSNGIVRPLVVIASKKRPGSGRIVQSRGRKRQKKQRTVPS is encoded by the exons ATGAATAAAAATGTCGGACTTTCAGTATATGATCTTATCAACTCTGAAGAACatttagaagaagaatctaGCCAATCGGTAACAGTTG CTTTACGTTTCCGGCCAGTTAAAAAGGCGGTTAAGAAAAAGGATGCCCCAAAAGAAGTGAAAGATGTCATTAACAGTGATGAGAATAAGGAGGGGAAACAGGGTGACCAGCCAAAATCACAGCTAGTTTATTTTGCTGAACCTGTTGTACACAAGCCAGTCCAAGAACAGGAACTTGAGGATGCTTTTGAATCCCGGGTTAAGGACCAAAAAGAGCCAGATAAAGTGAAAACTAAGAACGAGGCCAAGAAAACCGAAGAATTGTCTTCAACTTCGCTACCACGACTGCATTATTATGCAGAGCGAGAAATAGTACCAGGCATCGGTGCTAGTAGAGCAGAGTATACACTGTGGACAGAAGACTACGATCCATTACACCCTAATAGCTATCATGATTATAAAGAAAGCGAGGAAAAACTAGCAGAAGATCAGGATTGGCTAGATTATTTGCTTAATTTAAGGGCTGAGAGGGACAGGGAGCAAGATGGAAATGTTCGATATGGTCTTGACTACGGCAGTAAAGGGTCTGGCGCAAATGAatcagaagacgaagaccAACTGACGTCAAAAGAAACTGAAGCTGAAACTGGTgatcaagaagagcaagGAGAAGACGACAATATCgacgaggaggaagaaaaagaagatgtAACTCTCAATCAAAAGTCGGCAACAGTACCACCCGGCGACTCTTTTGCAGCTAGTCTGTTAAAGAAATATGGCTGGAAGCCTGGTAAAGGTCTCGGAAAGTCATCAAACGGCATTGTACGTCCTCTGGTAGTTATAGCGAGCAAAAAACGCCCAGGATCAGGCCGGATAGTCCAGAGTCGAGGACGCAAACGGCAGAAGAAACAGCGAACTGTACCCTCATAA